The Eubacterium maltosivorans genome includes the window TAAAATCCAAAGAAACCTACTATTATTACCACTATTGAAATAATGGCAATTATCTGCGTTCTACGTGCCTTTTTTTGTTGTTCATTCATTTCTTAAGTCCTTTCTACATATAATAAAGACATTTTAGCATATTTATTTTGAATAGTATAGTATTTCTTTTCTTAAGTAAGTTAAACTTACTTTAAAATAAGGATATAACCTTTAGGGTAAGCTACACTTTAAAAAGGGGTGAAGCCATGAAAGAAAAGGTTGTTTTAGGAGAAAGAATAAGAACGCTTAGAGAATCTAACAACATGAGTCAAGTCCAGCTAGCGCGCGAATTAGGTATAAGTAAAGCGTCTGTGCACCAGTGGGAAAGTTGTATTTCTATACCCTCCCTAGTATATTTAATAGAAATGGCTAGGCTTTTTAATGTTAGCCTAGATTTTATAGCAGGCACTACCAGCGATGAGATGATTAATATAGGTAATCTCAAACAAACCCAAAAAGAGGTTGTTTACAGTCTAGTTAATTGTTTCAAAGCAGATAATAAAGAATAAGTACAATTATGCACAAATAAAAGCGCCATTTTGTAAAAATTCCAAATTTTTTGATAGAAAACGCTAGTTTTTTCTAGGGTTTTATTTTTGAGACCCTTAAAGGAATATTTTTTTTAGCAGAAAAAAAGTAGGTTTGCATAAAACATAATTTTTAAAAAGGGGGAAGTGAAAGTAAATCCCCAACAATATCTAATAAGCTACCTTATCCAAAGCAAAAGATAGGGTAGCTTTTTTTATTTTCGTACCAGCTAACAGTTACCCACTAACTATAATTAGTAGGTACTTTTCTAACATTCCTGTCAAAAATATCTAGAGTTTCCTAGACTTTTCGTTTTGTTTGTTGGCGCTCAAACCGCCTATTTAAGCCATTTTACAGGCCAATAAAACCAAAATTTTATTGATAAATAATTTAACACAAATCTGTTTTGTTTTTGCCTAGGTATGCCTTAAGGTTATCGCCTTGCCCTCCGGCCTAAGGCCTTGCCCTAGCCTTGGATACCTTAGTTCTAGTGCTAAGGCTTATTATATAATCATATCATTATTAATAATATAATATATAATTATAATAATATTAAATATAATAATATTAAATATAATAACTTTATATCTCATTGCTTATATATACGCCATATTGGCGTATAACATACATACCTTAAACCCGCATAACTAAGCCATTCTTAATAATATGTCCTAACACCTTTCCAACATGTTCTAACAATATATAATCAAAAACAATATTAATCTAAATTAATTAGATAATAGTTAAGCGTAGGCTATATACAAGGTACCCTTTATTAAGAAAATAAAAGCACCAACAAAAGAAAGGTTGTATTAATAATATTAAATAAATATACATATAATATAAATGGTTGCGCCTATCTAATATAAGCAAATGCAATCTAGAGTACATTAATTATACTAATATATTTTTATAAGCAACAAAAAAAGCCCACACTTTTCGTGTGGGCCGGGGGTAAAATGTGCTAGAAATTTCTAGGAATTTTTTCCAAACTAATTCTAAACTGTTTCCGAAAACTGAACGCGTTCAATTTTATAAGCAAATCGGTGCAGTTTGTAAAGGGATATGCCTTTACAAAAGCCAACTTTATACAATTTTGAATTAACTTTAATATATTCAAGATTCTATAAAATCGGCTATTTAATTTTTAAACGGTTGTGGGTTGTTTTTTTAATAATCGTGACTCACAGAATTATAACAAAATTAGCAAAAAGTAAAAGCTAGTGTTCAAGCCGTTTTCATCTCAAAATCGGCTGAAAGCCTGATTTTATGCGGATTACATAACATTACTTAACACTAGCTATTTTTAGCTGATAAGGTTGGTTTACGCCGTTTCGGCGCACCTCCTGTTTGTTTTAGCAGTCATCACGGTCCAATTTACTGTTTTTTTGAAGCTTCATAGAAAAGATACAGCACAGTGTGCTCTGCAGTCCCCATAAAATACCAATAATAATAAAGGGAAAAGCGCCAATGGGAGTAGTCAGAGCCGCAAACATGAGCAGCATCATGACAGCAAGAAAGGCCATCTGCATAATCTGAAAGGTTTTATAGGCGGCCTTGTAAAGAATGAATTTTTCTGCTTCATCACTGCTTTTCATCCAGACTTTTTGGAAGTTTAAATCCAGCGGGTTTCCCTGCTTTTCCGGATTTATTTTTTTGGTCAGATTCACAAAAAGGATCTGAAGGATAAGGCAGAAAATAATTGGGAGTAAAAAAGCTGCAAGTACCCATAAGATGGAAACAGAGCTGTCATCGTGCATGCCGCTGCCGCTGACATTAATGCCGTAAAAGGCAAAGGTAAAGATCAGCGTGATGTTGGCAAAAATTATCCCTGTGTCACAGAGGCGATCAGCTTTTTCATAGAGCACGTCCGAATCGTTGGTTTCCAGCAGCCTGTAGGTATTTCTTGCTGAAAGGTAAAACAACACAGTGATGAGCATTAAAAGAGCAGAACCGGCAGAAGAAATATAAATGCCATAGGTCAGAATCTTGTTTTGCAGCAGCACTACGGTATCGACGACGTTAAAGCCTGGAAAGTTCAGCAAAAAGCCAACCAGTCCGCCTAAAAAGCCGCATATGATGATCAGGGTAAAAAATTTAAGGTAAATGTGTTTGCCTTCTTTTGCTTTCATGTCAGTTTTCCTCCTCGAGAGTATGAGTAAAAAGGGAATCAATGGTCGTATTGAAAATATTCGCAAATTTTGCGGCAAGCCGGACAGAGGGAGAATAATGGTTTTCCTCGATCAAAACAATGGTTTGTCTTGATATACCAGCCAGCTCGCCAAGCTGTGCGTGCGTAAGCTTTTGTTTGATTCTGTAATTCTTCAGATTGTTTGTGTGAGTATTCATTCTGATTCCTCCTCTTCAGAATAGGTAAAGATATCCTCAACGGTTGCGTTGAAAATTCTTGCGATTTTAAGCGCCAGCGTTACGGAAGGAGAGTAATCTCCGCGTTCAATTAAGCTGATGGTCTGCCTTGATACACCGGCCAGCTTACCAAGCTCTGACTGATTGATTTTATCCCGGGCCCGGAACTCTTTTAATCGGTTTTCGAGGGGCATGCTCAGGCCTCCTTTGTATATGATTTTTGTCATCTTGACAAATATTCTTGTCAAAAATAGTTTAGCATTGACAAGAATATTTGTCAAATAAAAATTCAATAAATCTTTAGAGTTTTCAAAGAACGTTTACAAGGATTGAAAAATGTGCTATGATAATTATAACAATAGAATTGCTCTGAAGCTGAATAGACCCCTCCGGGGCCTTTACAGCCAATGGGTAACAGGGGCAACCCTGTTGTCTGCCATCTTTGCAAAGGAGCCCGTAGAAACAGCTTGTACTGTGTATAAGCTGTTTCTGCGGGCTTTGTGTTTTCCTGAATTCCAGGACACAAAGCGATTCTCATTTTGTAAACTTACCACAAAGGAGGTGTAAGGATACCGCGTCAGCGGTATCCGGAAGCGTATGAGCAAACAACTCATGATCAAACCTGAAAAGTGCATAAGCTGCAGAACCTGCGAACTGGTCTGTTCCTTTGGGCACTATCAGGAATTTAATCCAAAACTGTCAAACGTAACAGTGATGGATTATGAAAAAGCAGCCGTAACCATTCCTGTGATGTGTATGCAATGTGAGGAACCAGCTTGCATGAAGGTGTGTCCGGTGGGCGCGATCTCAAGGAATGAAAACGGTGCGTTTGTTATGGATGAAGCAAAATGTATCGTGTGTAAAATGTGTATGAATGCCTGCCCGCTCGGCAACATCAGCTTTAATCCAGTTAAGAGAAAAGTGTTTAAATGCGATCTGTGTGACGGTGATCCAAAATGTGCCAAGTTTTGTCCCTCTGGCGCCATTGTCTATGGCGAAGCGGTTGAGATGGAACGTAAAAAGGCCATCGCGGATCAGTTGAAAGACGTTTATGGATTGGAGGGATAACGATGAACGGATGGATGGGACAATTAATTCGCGTTGATCTTGCAGCAGGGACCATCAAGAAGGAACCGCTTAATATGCAGGCCGCCCATGATTTTATCGGCGCAAGGGGCCTGGGCACAAAATACTTTTGTGACGAGGTAGACCCACAGGTGGACCCGCTTGGTCCGGATAATAAAATGATTTTTATGACAGGGCCGTTAACCGGTACGGCTGCTTCCTGCAGTGGCCGGTATGAGGTGGTGGCGAAAGCGCCTCTGACAGGAACCATCGGCGCTTCAAATTCAGGCGGGCATTTTGGCCCAGAGTTAAAATTTGCAGGCTATGACGGGATTATCTTTGAAAACCAGAGCGACCGACCAGTTTACCTGTATATCAATGACGACATAGTAGAGCTCAGAGATGCCTCAGATCTCTGGGGTAAGGACGTTTATGAAACGACAGAAGCACTGGAGGAAGCCTGCGGAGAAGGCGCGCGGGTGGCCTGTATCGGGCCAACCGGTGAACAGGGGTGCCTGTACTCTGCTATTATGAATGACAAGCACCGGGCAGCGGGCCGTGGCGGCATGGGCGCTGTAATGGGCAGTAAAAAACTGAAGGCTGTGGTGGTTCGCGGAAGCGGCGGGGTAACTGTTGCACGGCCTGAAGGCTTTATGGAAGCATTAACCGATGCCCGTACCAAGCTTAAGGAACACCCGGTTACCGGGGGCGGCCTGCCCACCTACGGTACAGAAGTTCTGGTCAACATGATCAATGAAGTCGGTGGTCTGCCGCTTCGCAACTGGCGTGACGGGGGCGTATATGATAAAGCTGATGATACCTCTGGTGAAGCGCTGGTCGATTCTTATCTGGTTAAAAACAAAGGCTGCTTTGGCTGCTCAATTGGCTGCGGCCGCGTTACCAGAATACCGGATGGGCCTTTTAAATCTATGGGTGAAGGCCCTGAATACGAGGCGGGCTGGTCCTACGGTGCAGACTGTGGCGTCAATGATCTGGCCGCTATCTGTAAAGCCAATTTCCTTTGCAACCAGTATGGTATGGATCCGATCACACTTGGTTCTACCATTGCCTGCGCCATGGAACTTTACGAAAAGGGGCTTCTGAGTGAGAAAGAAATTGGCCGTCCGCTGCCCTTTGGCGACGCACAGGCCATGGTTGAACTGACAGAGCTCACAGGAAAAATGGAAGGATTTGGTGTTGAGCTTGCCCAAGGCTCATACCGTCTGGCGGAAAAACATGGTGCGCCAGAATTGTCCATGTCTGTTAAAAAGCAGGAAATGCCAGCCTATGATGGGCGCGCTGTTCAGGGGATGGCCCTTGAATACGCTACATCAAACCGCGGAGGCTGCCATGTGCGCGGTTACCTGACTTCACCTGAAGTTTTAGGGATTCCGTTAAAGACGGATCCGCTTGTAACGGAAGGAAAGGCGCCGCTTCTGAAGACTTTCCAGGATCTCACCGCAGCAGTGGATTCCAGCGGTATCTGTCTCTTCACAACCTTTGGCATCGGCTTACCTGAGATTGCAGCGCAGTACCGTGAGGCAGTAGGCTCAGATGAAACAGATGAGGAATTCCTGTTAAAGGGAGAGCGCATCTGGAACATTGAAAAGCAGTTTAATATTGCTGCAGGTGTAGAGAAGGATACACTTCCTCCAAGACTTCTGCGTGAAGCCCTTCCCGATGGCCCAGCAAAGGGTAAGGTGGCGGAGCTTGATATTATGTTGAAAGAATACTATGAAGTACGCGGCTGGAGCACAGAAGGAGTGCCAACCGAAGAAAAAGTTCAGGAGCTTGGACTTTAAACGACAGATACTGGAGATGGGGCGCAGCCCTGTCTCCTTTCATGCATCATAACGCAAAGAGGAGATTAAAATGAAAGTAAAATTTTTCGCTACCATCCGGAATTATACAGGTTGCCGTCAGGCAGATGTACCGGTCTATAAGGATATGTACACGCTTTTACATACCCTCTCTGAAACCTATGGCGATGCTTTCAGAAATCATGTTTTAAGTCCAGATGGGGAGGCGCCCGGAGCAGAGATTATTCTGATGGTCGATGGTCGCCATATCGAGCATTTGCAGGGGCTTAAGACACCTCTGAACGAAAACAGTACTGTGGCAATTTTTCCCGTTGTTGCGGGAGGATGAGGAAGGGGAGTGAGCCCATGCAGGAAATAACAAAAGAATCAATCGACAAAATTTTATCAGCATATCCCAGGGACCAGCGCCATTCTCTGGCAATGATGCAGGATATGCAGCATCATTTTAACTATATTCCAGAGCAGGGAATGAAGGCCTTGGCCGAATATTTGGATTGTCCGTTATCATCATTATATTCAATGGCGACTTTTTACAGGGCATTGAGCTTGAAGCCAAAAGGAAAGCATATCATTAAGCTCTGTGACGGAACTGCGTGTCATATTCGAGGATCTGTCAACCTGATCACTGGCATTAAACGTGAGCTGGACATCAGTCCAGGTGAAACCTCGGGAGATGGGCTTTTCTCGCTGGAAACCGTGAACTGTCTCGGCTCCTGTGCGCTGGCGCCCGTGATGGTGATCGACGGCGTATATTACGGAAAGGTAACGCTTGAAAAGCTGCCTGAGATATTAAACCAGTATCGGGAGCTTTCGGAAGGAGGCGCAGAAGCATGAAGCAAAACGTTTTAGTCTGCTGCGGTACCGGTTGCCGGGCCAATGGGAGCCTGCTGGTTTTAGAGGCGCTTCAAAAAGCTGCCAGAAAGCATAAATCCGATATTGAGGTGTCGCCTCTGATCAAATCCACTGGCTGCAATGGCTTTTGTGAAAACGGCCCGATCGTTAAAATTGAGCCGGCCGATATCTCTTATTATAAGGTTAAACCAGAAGACGCGGACAGCATCATAAAGGATACAGTACTTGGCGGAAAGATTATTGAGAAGCTTTTATATAAAGGAAATGATGGAAAACGCGTGCGCTCGCAGCATGAAAATCCATTCTACGCGCCACAGAAAAAGTGGGTGCTGCATAACATAGGGGAGATTGACCCGACCAATATCGACGATTATATCGCCAGAGGAGGATATAGTGCTTTAAAAAAAGCCTTATCCATGGATGCGGACAGGATCATTGGGAAGGTAGAAGATTCAGGTATCCGGGGCCGCGGTGGTGCAGGGTTCCCCACTGGAACAAAATGGCGTCAAGCGTTAAAGTATGAATCGGATGTAAAATATGTAGCATGTAATGGTGATGAGGGTGATCCTGGAGCTTTTATGGACCGGTCAATACTGGAGGGCGACCCGCACTCTGTTATTGAAGGGATGATTATCTGTGCCTGTGCTATTGATGCGCAGGAAGGCTATATGTATATCCGTGATGAGTACGGTCTGGCAGTAGAAAACTGCAAAATTGCACTGCAGCAGGCAAGAGAAAAGGGATTCTTGGGAGATTCTGTTATGGGAACAGGCAAAGCCTTTGATATTCAGATTGTTCGGGGCGGCGGCGCTTTTGTCTGCGGCGAATCCACTGCGCTGATGGCGTCGGTAGAGGGCCGGGTAGGTGAGCCGAGAGCAAAGTATATCCGCTCTGTCCAGAGAGGGCTGTGGAACAGGCCAACCGTTTTGAATAATGTTGAAACCCTGGCGAATATTCCGAGAATTATCCAGGATAGCGGCGCGAAATTTAAGGAATTAGGAACAGAAAAGAGTAGCGGTACAAAGGTCTTTGCCCTGGTCGGCAAGGTCAAGCGTACCGGTCTGGTTGAAATACCAATGGGGAGTACCCTGAGGCATTTGATCTATGACATTGGCGGGGGAATCCCGGGAGACCGTCCCTTTAAGGCTGTGCAGACCGGCGGTCCATCGGGCGGCTGTATTCCTGCTGAGCTTTTAGATCTGCCCATGGATTTTGATACCCTCACCAGCTATGGCGCCATGATGGGGTCTGGCGGTGTGATTGTCATGGATGACCGGAGCTGTATGGTTGAGGTTGCCCGATATTATATTGAATTCCTGTGTGACGAATCCTGCGGTAAATGTACACCGTGCCGTGAAGGACTGCGCCATCTTCTGACCATACTGACCGATATCTGTGAGGGCAGGGGCCAGGAAGGCGATATTGAGCTGATGGAAAAAATCTGCCATACCATGCAGGATGCATCTCTGTGCAGTCTTGGAAAAAGTGCCGCGAATCCAGTCCTGACCACCATAAAATATTTCCGGAACGAATATGAAGCGCATATCAAGGAAAAACGATGTCCTGCCGGAGTCTGTCCGAAACTGACCGCTTTTGTGATCGATGAGGAAGCGTGCTGGGGCTGTATGCGCTGCTCCAAAGCATGCCCTGCCGGAGCAGTGAGCGGCGAGGTCAAAAAGCCGCATCATATTGATCCGGTTAAGTGTATTGCGTGCGGAAGTTGCCGAGAGGCCTGTAATTTTGATGCGGTCGTTACTGTGAAAAGGGGTGAAGCGTAATGGAAATCAAGATCAATGGTAAAGAATGTACCTGCGAAAAGGGAGAATTTCTGTTAGAAGTTGCGAAACGTAATGGATTTGACATTCCAACGCTGTGCCATCACCCTGGTCTCGCGGAGCAGGGGTGCTGCAGGGTCTGTATTGTTGAGGTCGTGGAGAATGGAAGAAGCAAGGTTGTTGTCTCCTGCGTTTACCCATTGGAACGCCCCTGTGAGGTTTTCACAGACAGCGAAAAGATAAAAGAGGAGCGCTCCGTTATCTTGATGCTGCTGAAAACAAGGGCGCCTGCCAGCTTGGAAATACAGGCGATGTGTGATAAGTACGGTGTCTTTGAGACATCAAGGCTGAAACCTGTAGACGGTGAAAAGTGTATTTTATGCGGGCTTTGCGTCAAAGCCTGTGGGGCCCTTGGTACTGGCGCGATCTCAACCATTAACCGTGGTGTCACTAAAAAAGTTGCGACACCCTACGAAAATCCTTCGAATGATTGCATAGGCTGCACAAGCTGTGCTCAGGTCTGTCCGACAGGTGCAATTGAATGGTCCGAAGATGGCGAAACAAGGACGATTTGGGGAAAAAATTTTGCATTGGCAAAATGTGAATCTTGTGGTAGAATTATAAGTACAGAAGCTGAGCTTCGCTTTGCGGGAGAAAGGGCAGGTGTGGAGACCAATTCCCTTTGTGAGAGCTGCCGTAAGAAGAGCATGGCTGATGTGCTTGCCCATACATATGGGATTGAGTAGGAGATCTTAACCAGAAAAGCCTTCGGTGCCAAGGTGCCGGGGGCTTTTCTGTCGCATGCTTTTTTAAATTTTAATGAATTTATTTTTGGGGTATGTTATACTGTGCACATTATGTAATAGAGAAGGAAGCAGCA containing:
- a CDS encoding helix-turn-helix domain-containing protein, whose translation is MKEKVVLGERIRTLRESNNMSQVQLARELGISKASVHQWESCISIPSLVYLIEMARLFNVSLDFIAGTTSDEMINIGNLKQTQKEVVYSLVNCFKADNKE
- a CDS encoding DUF3169 family protein — encoded protein: MKAKEGKHIYLKFFTLIIICGFLGGLVGFLLNFPGFNVVDTVVLLQNKILTYGIYISSAGSALLMLITVLFYLSARNTYRLLETNDSDVLYEKADRLCDTGIIFANITLIFTFAFYGINVSGSGMHDDSSVSILWVLAAFLLPIIFCLILQILFVNLTKKINPEKQGNPLDLNFQKVWMKSSDEAEKFILYKAAYKTFQIMQMAFLAVMMLLMFAALTTPIGAFPFIIIGILWGLQSTLCCIFSMKLQKNSKLDRDDC
- a CDS encoding helix-turn-helix transcriptional regulator — protein: MNTHTNNLKNYRIKQKLTHAQLGELAGISRQTIVLIEENHYSPSVRLAAKFANIFNTTIDSLFTHTLEEEN
- a CDS encoding helix-turn-helix transcriptional regulator is translated as MPLENRLKEFRARDKINQSELGKLAGVSRQTISLIERGDYSPSVTLALKIARIFNATVEDIFTYSEEEESE
- a CDS encoding 4Fe-4S dicluster domain-containing protein, encoding MSKQLMIKPEKCISCRTCELVCSFGHYQEFNPKLSNVTVMDYEKAAVTIPVMCMQCEEPACMKVCPVGAISRNENGAFVMDEAKCIVCKMCMNACPLGNISFNPVKRKVFKCDLCDGDPKCAKFCPSGAIVYGEAVEMERKKAIADQLKDVYGLEG
- a CDS encoding aldehyde ferredoxin oxidoreductase family protein → MNGWMGQLIRVDLAAGTIKKEPLNMQAAHDFIGARGLGTKYFCDEVDPQVDPLGPDNKMIFMTGPLTGTAASCSGRYEVVAKAPLTGTIGASNSGGHFGPELKFAGYDGIIFENQSDRPVYLYINDDIVELRDASDLWGKDVYETTEALEEACGEGARVACIGPTGEQGCLYSAIMNDKHRAAGRGGMGAVMGSKKLKAVVVRGSGGVTVARPEGFMEALTDARTKLKEHPVTGGGLPTYGTEVLVNMINEVGGLPLRNWRDGGVYDKADDTSGEALVDSYLVKNKGCFGCSIGCGRVTRIPDGPFKSMGEGPEYEAGWSYGADCGVNDLAAICKANFLCNQYGMDPITLGSTIACAMELYEKGLLSEKEIGRPLPFGDAQAMVELTELTGKMEGFGVELAQGSYRLAEKHGAPELSMSVKKQEMPAYDGRAVQGMALEYATSNRGGCHVRGYLTSPEVLGIPLKTDPLVTEGKAPLLKTFQDLTAAVDSSGICLFTTFGIGLPEIAAQYREAVGSDETDEEFLLKGERIWNIEKQFNIAAGVEKDTLPPRLLREALPDGPAKGKVAELDIMLKEYYEVRGWSTEGVPTEEKVQELGL
- a CDS encoding MoaD family protein, whose amino-acid sequence is MKVKFFATIRNYTGCRQADVPVYKDMYTLLHTLSETYGDAFRNHVLSPDGEAPGAEIILMVDGRHIEHLQGLKTPLNENSTVAIFPVVAGG
- a CDS encoding complex I 24 kDa subunit family protein; its protein translation is MQEITKESIDKILSAYPRDQRHSLAMMQDMQHHFNYIPEQGMKALAEYLDCPLSSLYSMATFYRALSLKPKGKHIIKLCDGTACHIRGSVNLITGIKRELDISPGETSGDGLFSLETVNCLGSCALAPVMVIDGVYYGKVTLEKLPEILNQYRELSEGGAEA
- a CDS encoding NADH-quinone oxidoreductase subunit NuoF, with amino-acid sequence MKQNVLVCCGTGCRANGSLLVLEALQKAARKHKSDIEVSPLIKSTGCNGFCENGPIVKIEPADISYYKVKPEDADSIIKDTVLGGKIIEKLLYKGNDGKRVRSQHENPFYAPQKKWVLHNIGEIDPTNIDDYIARGGYSALKKALSMDADRIIGKVEDSGIRGRGGAGFPTGTKWRQALKYESDVKYVACNGDEGDPGAFMDRSILEGDPHSVIEGMIICACAIDAQEGYMYIRDEYGLAVENCKIALQQAREKGFLGDSVMGTGKAFDIQIVRGGGAFVCGESTALMASVEGRVGEPRAKYIRSVQRGLWNRPTVLNNVETLANIPRIIQDSGAKFKELGTEKSSGTKVFALVGKVKRTGLVEIPMGSTLRHLIYDIGGGIPGDRPFKAVQTGGPSGGCIPAELLDLPMDFDTLTSYGAMMGSGGVIVMDDRSCMVEVARYYIEFLCDESCGKCTPCREGLRHLLTILTDICEGRGQEGDIELMEKICHTMQDASLCSLGKSAANPVLTTIKYFRNEYEAHIKEKRCPAGVCPKLTAFVIDEEACWGCMRCSKACPAGAVSGEVKKPHHIDPVKCIACGSCREACNFDAVVTVKRGEA
- a CDS encoding 4Fe-4S dicluster domain-containing protein → MEIKINGKECTCEKGEFLLEVAKRNGFDIPTLCHHPGLAEQGCCRVCIVEVVENGRSKVVVSCVYPLERPCEVFTDSEKIKEERSVILMLLKTRAPASLEIQAMCDKYGVFETSRLKPVDGEKCILCGLCVKACGALGTGAISTINRGVTKKVATPYENPSNDCIGCTSCAQVCPTGAIEWSEDGETRTIWGKNFALAKCESCGRIISTEAELRFAGERAGVETNSLCESCRKKSMADVLAHTYGIE